A region of Bradyrhizobium sp. SZCCHNS1050 DNA encodes the following proteins:
- a CDS encoding HlyD family type I secretion periplasmic adaptor subunit → MSSAEAQKQDNAPISLDARRGRRKDAREFLPAALEIVETPASPVGRAVAGTIMLFFVIAIGWSIVGHVDIIASAQGKIVPTGRTKTIQPLEAGVVAAIHVQDGDKVHAGDVLVELDRTVTEAERRRVAQGLMQARLDVARLGVLRDSFGDLAELRPLNVPEGAAPADVARTRAALQAQAAEQLSKLASNLQQIAQKRAEAQSIEAAIAKIDATLPFLQETADIRRNAKEIQYGNQIAYIDAQSRLIDQQSERIVQTRRLVEIEAARLALEQQLAQTRSGFERQVLSDLADAEKKADELTQDLVKAERKIAEQVLRAPIDGTVQQLALHTVGGVVTPAQQLMLIVPADSQLEAEAMISNRDIGFVNVGQSAEIKIDTFNFTRYGLVHGKVLSVSQDSIVREKPADKQNGGKAAGALAETSEPAGQEFIYSARVSLDEKQMQIEDKMVALAPGMAVTVEIKTGTRRIIEYVMSPLLRYKSESLRER, encoded by the coding sequence ATGTCGTCGGCTGAAGCGCAGAAGCAGGACAACGCGCCGATCTCGCTCGACGCGCGACGGGGCCGCCGCAAAGATGCCCGCGAGTTCCTCCCCGCGGCGCTGGAGATCGTGGAGACGCCGGCCTCGCCCGTGGGCCGAGCCGTGGCCGGGACCATCATGCTGTTCTTCGTCATCGCGATCGGCTGGTCGATCGTGGGCCATGTCGACATCATCGCCTCGGCGCAAGGCAAGATCGTGCCGACCGGCCGCACCAAGACCATCCAGCCGCTGGAAGCGGGCGTCGTCGCCGCGATCCACGTCCAGGACGGCGACAAGGTGCATGCCGGCGACGTGCTGGTCGAGCTCGATCGCACCGTCACCGAGGCCGAGCGCCGCCGCGTCGCGCAGGGCCTGATGCAGGCAAGGCTCGATGTTGCAAGGCTCGGTGTGCTCCGCGACAGCTTCGGCGATCTCGCCGAGCTGCGACCGCTCAACGTGCCCGAAGGCGCCGCACCCGCCGACGTCGCACGTACCCGCGCCGCCCTGCAGGCGCAGGCCGCCGAGCAGCTGTCGAAGCTCGCCTCCAATTTGCAGCAGATCGCACAGAAGCGTGCCGAGGCGCAGTCGATCGAGGCCGCGATCGCCAAGATCGATGCCACGCTCCCATTCCTGCAGGAGACCGCTGACATCCGCCGCAACGCCAAGGAGATCCAATACGGCAACCAGATCGCCTATATCGACGCGCAGTCGCGGCTGATCGACCAGCAGAGCGAGCGCATCGTGCAGACGCGGCGCCTGGTCGAGATCGAGGCGGCGCGGCTGGCGCTGGAGCAGCAGCTGGCGCAGACCCGCTCCGGCTTCGAGCGCCAGGTGCTGTCGGACCTCGCCGATGCCGAGAAGAAGGCCGACGAGCTGACGCAGGACCTCGTCAAGGCCGAGCGCAAGATCGCCGAGCAGGTGCTGCGCGCCCCGATCGACGGCACCGTGCAGCAGCTCGCGCTGCACACTGTCGGCGGCGTCGTCACACCGGCGCAACAGCTGATGCTCATCGTGCCCGCCGACAGCCAGCTCGAGGCGGAAGCCATGATCTCCAACCGCGACATCGGCTTCGTCAATGTCGGGCAATCAGCCGAGATCAAGATCGACACCTTCAACTTCACCCGCTACGGCCTCGTCCATGGCAAGGTGCTGAGCGTCTCCCAAGATTCGATCGTCCGCGAGAAGCCCGCCGATAAGCAGAATGGCGGCAAGGCGGCTGGTGCACTGGCCGAGACCAGCGAGCCGGCAGGCCAGGAGTTCATCTATTCGGCGCGGGTGTCGCTGGATGAGAAGCAAATGCAGATCGAGGACAAGATGGTCGCGCTCGCGCCGGGGATGGCGGTGACGGTGGAGATCAAGACGGGGACGAGACGGATCATCGAGTATGTGATGTCGCCGCTGCTCAGATACAAATCCGAGAGTCTTCGCGAACGATGA
- a CDS encoding type I secretion system permease/ATPase: protein MDAGQRDTGLDCLTLLLRFHQVAIDPAQIAHQLAGEPVGVTEMLRCAKQLKLKARAVSQNWDGLAKLPLPAIAARADGSFVILGQVTVDAALIQDPQVNRPQSLKRAEFEANWTGTVVLMARRASLTDLARRFDITWFLQAMHKYRRLLGEVLLASFFLQLFGLVTPLFFQVVTDKVLTHRGYTTLDVLVFGLVTVTIFETVLGGLRTYVFSHTTNRIDVELGARLFRHLVALPIAYFEARRAGDSVARVRELENIRNFITSSALTLVIDLAFTFVFLGVMFYYSPFLSWIVIGSFPFYIALSAGVTPIFRKRLDVKFDRGAENQAFLVETVTAIQTLKAMAIEPQMQRRWEEQLAGYVGASFDVLSLGNWASQSVQFISKIVTALTLYFGAHLVIEGSLSVGELIAFNMLAGRVAQPVLRLAQLWQDFHQARLSVARLGDILNTTPEPAFNPGRAALPPVRGEVVFDHVHFRYRVDGPLALHDVSLKVPVGQVVGIVGPSGSGKSTLTKLIQRLYVPEAGRILIDGVDLTVADVTWLRRQIGAVLQENVLFNRSIRDNIALADPGMAMERVIQAAELAGAHEFILGLPDGYDTVVGERGASLSGGQRQRIAIARALVTNPRILIFDEATSALDYESENIIQSNMRKICAGRTVFIIAHRLSAVRNADRILTIENGRLVEDGTHDELIKRAGRYATLDQIQAGLHVVG from the coding sequence ATGGACGCGGGGCAGAGGGATACGGGGCTCGACTGCCTGACATTGCTGCTGCGGTTTCATCAGGTCGCTATCGATCCGGCGCAGATTGCACATCAGTTGGCGGGAGAGCCGGTCGGCGTGACGGAGATGCTCCGCTGCGCCAAGCAGTTGAAGCTCAAGGCTCGCGCTGTCAGCCAGAATTGGGACGGCCTTGCCAAGCTGCCGCTGCCGGCCATCGCAGCGCGGGCTGATGGCTCGTTCGTCATTCTCGGCCAGGTCACCGTGGATGCGGCGCTGATCCAAGATCCGCAGGTCAACCGGCCGCAGAGTCTCAAGCGCGCCGAGTTCGAGGCCAACTGGACCGGCACGGTCGTGCTGATGGCGCGCCGCGCCTCGCTGACCGATCTTGCGCGCCGTTTCGACATCACCTGGTTCCTGCAGGCGATGCACAAATATCGCCGGCTGCTCGGCGAGGTGCTGCTGGCCTCGTTCTTCCTGCAGCTGTTCGGACTGGTGACGCCGCTGTTCTTCCAGGTCGTCACCGACAAGGTGCTGACCCATCGCGGCTACACCACGCTCGACGTGCTGGTGTTCGGGCTCGTTACAGTCACCATCTTCGAGACCGTGCTGGGGGGCTTGCGCACCTACGTCTTCTCCCACACCACCAACCGCATCGACGTCGAGCTCGGCGCGCGGCTGTTCCGCCATCTGGTCGCGCTGCCGATCGCCTATTTCGAGGCGCGGCGCGCCGGCGATTCCGTGGCGCGGGTGCGCGAGCTGGAGAACATCAGGAATTTCATTACCAGCTCGGCGCTGACCCTGGTGATCGATCTCGCCTTCACCTTCGTCTTCCTGGGCGTGATGTTCTACTACTCGCCGTTCCTGTCCTGGATCGTGATCGGCTCGTTCCCGTTCTACATCGCGCTGTCGGCCGGGGTGACGCCGATCTTCCGCAAGCGGCTCGACGTCAAGTTCGACCGCGGCGCCGAGAACCAGGCCTTCCTGGTCGAGACCGTCACCGCGATCCAGACCCTGAAGGCCATGGCAATCGAGCCGCAGATGCAGCGGCGCTGGGAGGAGCAGCTCGCCGGCTATGTCGGCGCCAGCTTCGACGTGCTGTCGCTCGGCAACTGGGCGAGCCAGTCGGTGCAGTTCATCAGCAAGATCGTCACCGCGCTGACCTTGTATTTCGGGGCGCATCTGGTGATCGAGGGCAGCTTGAGCGTCGGTGAGCTCATCGCCTTCAACATGCTGGCCGGGCGGGTGGCGCAGCCGGTGCTGCGGCTGGCGCAGCTGTGGCAGGATTTCCACCAGGCGCGGCTGTCGGTGGCGCGGCTCGGCGACATCCTCAACACCACGCCGGAGCCGGCGTTCAATCCCGGCCGCGCGGCGCTGCCGCCAGTGCGCGGCGAGGTCGTGTTCGACCACGTCCATTTCCGCTACCGCGTCGATGGACCGCTGGCGCTGCACGACGTCAGCCTGAAGGTGCCGGTCGGCCAAGTGGTCGGCATCGTCGGCCCCTCCGGCTCTGGCAAGTCGACACTGACCAAGCTGATCCAGCGGCTGTACGTCCCCGAGGCCGGCCGCATCCTGATCGACGGCGTCGATCTCACGGTCGCCGACGTCACCTGGCTGCGGCGGCAGATCGGCGCGGTGCTGCAGGAGAACGTGCTGTTCAACCGCTCGATCCGCGACAACATCGCGCTGGCCGATCCCGGCATGGCGATGGAGCGGGTGATCCAGGCGGCCGAGCTCGCCGGCGCCCATGAGTTCATTCTCGGCCTGCCCGACGGCTATGACACGGTGGTTGGCGAGCGCGGTGCCAGCCTCTCCGGCGGCCAGCGCCAGCGCATCGCGATTGCGCGTGCGCTGGTCACCAATCCGCGCATTCTCATTTTTGACGAGGCGACCTCGGCGCTCGACTATGAGAGCGAGAACATCATCCAGAGCAACATGCGCAAGATCTGCGCCGGGCGCACCGTGTTCATCATCGCGCACCGGCTGTCGGCGGTGCGCAACGCCGACCGCATCCTCACCATCGAGAATGGCCGCCTGGTCGAGGACGGCACCCATGACGAGCTGATCAAGCGCGCTGGGCGCTACGCGACGCTGGACCAGATCCAGGCGGGGCTCCATGTCGTCGGCTGA
- a CDS encoding phosphatase PAP2 family protein, whose protein sequence is MLEPATDTLLPAFFRRLRFLISARTQIGEIHRPNGTQSQDGNSITPASQSSGRTAFAWSSQGTHTTGYVEASVWAICFVATTFAAFLTQRSAIIVDLGSLLVALTILGFLLTVHVVYRRWRPSPVLSNLCGALLAMLLSGAVAGIISLVGLRNNAPFIDADLARWDRAAGFDLPAVIAWAADNPAWSQLLSVTYDSSFPLLFGLSVLLAIVRRFDHLWILTFVFATTIVACASISVIWPAKGAFAFFGYPASLLEHLPTGAGTYHLSKLEYFRNSASPLLSFANLQGVVTFPSFHCCLALMIISASRHLRWLFPISLIWNSLVIASTVPIGGHYAIDLPCGAVVWLVATGTAVALMSLSSRRAQGSSGLRADASHDRLTHGMCQIMTRAQVSES, encoded by the coding sequence ATGTTGGAGCCCGCCACAGACACCCTATTGCCCGCATTCTTTCGTCGCCTCCGCTTCCTGATATCCGCAAGGACACAGATCGGGGAGATACACAGACCTAACGGCACGCAATCGCAGGATGGTAATTCGATCACTCCTGCTTCCCAGTCTTCGGGTCGCACGGCTTTCGCTTGGTCTTCGCAGGGAACGCATACGACCGGATATGTGGAAGCGAGCGTATGGGCCATTTGCTTTGTCGCGACCACGTTCGCGGCCTTCCTGACCCAGCGGTCGGCTATCATTGTTGATCTCGGCAGCCTCTTGGTTGCATTGACGATACTGGGCTTCCTCCTCACTGTTCACGTTGTCTATCGACGTTGGCGACCATCGCCGGTGCTCAGCAACTTGTGCGGAGCGCTCCTAGCAATGTTACTATCGGGCGCAGTGGCTGGAATCATCAGCCTTGTTGGGCTTCGGAATAACGCCCCATTCATCGATGCAGATCTTGCAAGATGGGATCGAGCGGCGGGTTTCGACTTGCCTGCTGTCATCGCTTGGGCAGCCGACAACCCCGCCTGGTCCCAGCTCCTGTCGGTCACGTACGACAGCTCATTCCCCCTGCTCTTCGGCCTTTCAGTGCTGCTCGCAATCGTTCGCCGTTTCGATCATTTATGGATACTGACGTTCGTATTCGCCACCACGATTGTCGCATGCGCGAGCATTTCCGTGATCTGGCCAGCGAAAGGTGCCTTCGCGTTCTTTGGGTACCCAGCCAGCTTGCTTGAGCATCTCCCGACAGGCGCGGGAACGTATCACTTGTCGAAGTTGGAATACTTCCGCAATTCGGCCTCGCCGTTGCTGTCATTCGCCAATCTGCAGGGAGTTGTGACATTTCCGTCGTTCCATTGCTGCCTGGCGCTGATGATCATATCCGCGTCCCGGCACCTCAGGTGGCTATTCCCGATTTCATTGATCTGGAATTCCCTCGTGATCGCATCGACCGTGCCGATCGGTGGACATTATGCGATCGATCTTCCATGCGGCGCGGTCGTGTGGCTGGTCGCAACCGGAACTGCTGTCGCCTTGATGTCATTGTCCTCGCGACGGGCGCAGGGATCATCTGGATTGCGAGCCGACGCTTCACACGACCGTCTCACGCACGGAATGTGCCAAATCATGACCAGAGCGCAAGTCAGCGAATCCTGA
- a CDS encoding Flp family type IVb pilin: MRVKMMRFLRDESGATAIEYGLIAAGISIAIIAAVNGLGSKINTSFVDINSSIN; this comes from the coding sequence ATGCGGGTCAAGATGATGAGGTTCCTGCGTGACGAATCGGGAGCCACTGCAATCGAGTACGGATTGATTGCCGCAGGAATTTCAATTGCGATCATCGCAGCAGTCAACGGTTTGGGCAGCAAGATCAACACCTCGTTCGTAGACATCAATTCCTCCATCAACTAG
- a CDS encoding acyltransferase, producing MTPMIIPKASTWPKTQKLLGLEGLRFLATVAVLLWHYQHFAFVGDEPVGLVRSELPFYRVLFPFYEKGKNGVEIFWCISGFIFFWKYSAVIADRTISGWTFFVYRLARLYPLHLATLPLVMMLQLMYFVQHNYFFVFQQNDIPQFVKQLFMASDWLPPHGVSFNAPIWSVSIEIVVYAAFFLSLRVVRPSPLFNLAVIVISIATGTLMSKCFAFFYAGGLAAMARQAVAGARHRPKLEALAACASIAMPAAFWMSGMDLEALTAPLLLIYTPILLFCCSKPIVLPRRLETLVETAGNTTYSCYLLHFPIQLAIALAFSSMQRPIPYLDPLFSAAFVLSTLVTARLTYCWFEAPAQRLVRTLLLRRQETRQASPVLLQ from the coding sequence ATGACCCCGATGATCATTCCGAAAGCGTCGACATGGCCTAAGACCCAGAAACTCCTTGGATTGGAAGGGCTGCGCTTCCTCGCTACCGTCGCGGTGCTGCTGTGGCACTATCAGCACTTTGCCTTCGTCGGCGACGAGCCGGTCGGTCTCGTGAGGAGCGAGCTGCCGTTCTACCGCGTTCTGTTCCCGTTTTATGAGAAGGGCAAGAATGGGGTCGAGATATTCTGGTGCATCTCCGGTTTCATCTTCTTCTGGAAGTATAGCGCGGTCATCGCCGACCGCACGATCAGCGGATGGACCTTCTTCGTCTATCGGCTGGCGCGACTTTACCCGCTCCATCTCGCGACGTTGCCGTTGGTCATGATGCTCCAGCTGATGTATTTCGTTCAGCACAACTACTTCTTCGTCTTTCAGCAAAACGACATCCCTCAATTCGTCAAGCAGCTGTTCATGGCCAGCGACTGGCTTCCGCCGCACGGCGTCAGCTTCAACGCACCAATCTGGTCAGTCTCAATCGAGATCGTGGTCTATGCGGCGTTTTTCCTGTCGCTGCGCGTCGTGCGTCCGTCCCCGCTCTTCAATCTAGCGGTGATCGTGATCTCGATCGCGACCGGTACGCTGATGTCAAAATGCTTCGCTTTCTTCTACGCTGGCGGCCTTGCCGCGATGGCAAGACAGGCTGTCGCCGGGGCTCGGCATCGGCCGAAGTTGGAAGCCTTGGCTGCGTGTGCGAGCATCGCGATGCCCGCGGCATTTTGGATGTCCGGCATGGACCTTGAGGCGCTCACTGCACCGCTTCTGCTGATCTATACGCCGATCCTGTTGTTCTGCTGCTCGAAGCCCATAGTCTTGCCGCGGCGCCTGGAGACCCTGGTGGAGACAGCCGGCAATACAACCTATTCCTGCTATCTGCTGCACTTTCCAATTCAACTTGCGATCGCGCTTGCTTTTTCGTCGATGCAGCGGCCCATCCCCTACCTCGATCCTCTGTTCTCGGCGGCTTTCGTGCTGTCCACGCTCGTCACCGCGCGCCTCACCTATTGCTGGTTTGAAGCGCCTGCTCAGCGGCTAGTCCGGACCCTTCTGCTGCGAAGGCAAGAGACTCGGCAGGCGAGTCCGGTCCTGCTTCAATGA
- a CDS encoding conjugal transfer protein TraD: MRKPRNFDADLKALDDKARELKTRKVRQLGELVIATGADALSADELAGALIVLAETKEAGKREAWSKRGVAFFQGRSRRVAPATDRDADVAPTQPSGAQPASSRKSAT, from the coding sequence ATGCGCAAACCCAGGAACTTTGATGCTGACCTGAAGGCACTCGACGACAAGGCGCGCGAGCTGAAAACCCGCAAGGTACGCCAGCTCGGCGAGCTCGTTATCGCTACGGGAGCTGACGCGCTCAGCGCCGACGAGCTCGCGGGCGCGCTGATCGTGCTGGCCGAGACGAAAGAGGCCGGAAAGAGGGAGGCATGGTCCAAGCGCGGCGTCGCGTTCTTTCAAGGACGGTCGCGGCGAGTTGCGCCAGCAACTGACCGCGACGCTGACGTTGCTCCTACGCAACCGAGCGGCGCGCAACCGGCATCAAGCCGCAAAAGCGCGACGTGA